One genomic window of Rhizomicrobium sp. includes the following:
- a CDS encoding GIY-YIG nuclease family protein, whose amino-acid sequence MEMDFDWSEFALIRADEWIGDQALVPEAATGVYAILMRNAEPILEVSGHFELGGRPPARIDNYVHMYSGASFDLRKRLKSHILGTVRTSTLRKSLLAIDSYYSGWEPFVIGCDGQWDDMTLDNWIAAHSLIAFRPADDALMAEQCLLRATASPLNISLRRTDAYARRLTALRCMLDRKPIPLCCADAAFK is encoded by the coding sequence ATGGAAATGGACTTCGACTGGTCGGAATTTGCGCTCATTCGCGCCGACGAATGGATCGGCGATCAGGCGCTAGTGCCCGAGGCCGCGACTGGCGTCTATGCGATCCTGATGCGGAACGCCGAACCGATCCTCGAGGTCTCGGGGCATTTCGAGCTTGGCGGTCGGCCGCCGGCGCGGATCGATAACTACGTGCACATGTATTCGGGTGCGTCGTTCGATCTGCGCAAGCGCCTGAAGTCACACATCCTCGGGACTGTGCGAACTTCCACGCTGCGCAAGTCGTTGCTCGCGATTGACTCGTACTACTCCGGTTGGGAACCGTTCGTCATCGGATGCGATGGCCAATGGGACGACATGACGCTCGACAACTGGATCGCCGCGCACTCGCTCATTGCGTTTCGACCTGCCGACGACGCACTCATGGCAGAGCAGTGCCTGCTTCGCGCGACGGCCTCACCGCTGAACATCTCATTGCGCCGTACCGATGCTTATGCACGCCGACTAACCGCGTTGCGCTGCATGTTGGACAGAAAACCAATCCCGCTATGCTGTGCCGATGCAGCGTTCAAGTGA
- a CDS encoding sigma-70 family RNA polymerase sigma factor — MEQPDLAAARFRTELDRNFRLPLIAYFLKRVGNRAEAEDMTQEVFLRVLRQGDAIDIERAKSYVFTAAANLLRDRARLSAIRKTETRADFGDPADAVIPQLIEEISPERVLAGRQTLKSVLTALDGLSQRTRDIFVLYRIEKMKQHEIAGLYGLSHSAVEKHLAKAVAYLTERFERP; from the coding sequence TTGGAACAGCCGGATCTTGCCGCCGCGCGCTTTCGCACCGAGCTCGACCGCAATTTCCGTCTGCCCCTGATTGCCTATTTTCTCAAACGCGTCGGCAACCGCGCCGAGGCGGAGGACATGACTCAGGAAGTCTTCCTGCGGGTCCTACGCCAGGGCGACGCCATCGATATCGAGCGCGCAAAATCCTATGTCTTTACCGCGGCCGCCAATCTCTTGCGCGATCGCGCCCGACTGAGCGCCATCCGCAAGACCGAGACGCGCGCCGATTTTGGCGACCCAGCCGACGCCGTGATCCCACAACTAATTGAGGAAATCAGCCCCGAACGCGTACTAGCTGGTAGGCAGACCTTGAAGAGCGTCTTGACCGCGCTGGACGGCCTCAGCCAAAGGACCCGCGACATCTTCGTTCTCTACCGGATCGAGAAGATGAAGCAACATGAAATTGCAGGTCTTTACGGCCTGTCCCACAGCGCGGTCGAGAAACACCTTGCCAAGGCCGTCGCTTATCTCACCGAAAGGTTCGAACGGCCGTGA